From Longimicrobium sp., one genomic window encodes:
- a CDS encoding glycosyltransferase family 2 protein codes for MTTGRREAIVAYAPLAEPRRAEVSVLVPAKDEAENLPLFMQLAAEAFASHPETSYEVVVIDDGSADDTWAVLQRLRGQYPFLRTVRHRAKRGIADALRTGYLNSSGSVLVFYPADLQFKPEDIPRLVAPILADSADMVTGFKEGKYEKAFVSGIYNGLSRALFHVPV; via the coding sequence ATGACGACCGGGCGCCGCGAAGCAATCGTGGCGTATGCACCGCTTGCCGAACCGCGGCGCGCCGAGGTGTCGGTGCTCGTGCCGGCGAAGGACGAGGCGGAGAACCTTCCGCTGTTCATGCAGCTCGCGGCGGAAGCGTTCGCCTCGCATCCGGAGACCTCCTACGAAGTCGTCGTCATCGACGACGGCTCGGCTGACGACACGTGGGCCGTGCTGCAGCGCCTACGTGGACAGTATCCCTTCCTTCGCACCGTCCGTCACCGCGCGAAGCGCGGCATCGCGGACGCGCTGCGCACCGGCTACCTGAACTCGTCGGGTTCGGTGCTCGTGTTCTATCCCGCTGACCTTCAGTTCAAGCCGGAAGACATCCCGCGCCTCGTCGCGCCGATCCTCGCCGATTCGGCGGACATGGTCACGGGATTCAAGGAAGGGAAGTACGAGAAGGCGTTCGTCTCCGGCATCTACAACGGCCTGAGTCGAGCGCTCTTTCACGTGCCGGTG
- the rpoN gene encoding RNA polymerase factor sigma-54, which produces MKTGLYQGTTLKQEMKINPRLYQAMDLLYMPLLDLQQHLKQELLNNPFLEMVEGDVEEQVEQPKDEKEQEKDDEIDWEEILLNGFETGGRREEYEEREYYEPVSVDTPELGDHLQDQLTLLRLSDRELLLGEEIIGNINDEGYLEAPLDEIVQSLNDFMHGTDGWDRETPFSVEEAERMLQVIQLFDPPGIGARDLRECILLQLRDSVVQELVKETGEGEPAHAEVEERLAGSLAYRIVDQYFDQLINHRWSEISKELSITPRDVQDAADEVAKLDPKPGLKYASHGDNYIIPDLIVEKIEGEYLVFLNDTSLPRLKLSRTYRDIAKDKKKFQGENKEFISNKLNSANWMIQAIEQRRQTMLKVMNYIVERQREFFEKGVQYLKPLTLREVAEVINMHESTVSRVTTEKFVQTPRGVLPLKFFFSSGLSTTAGEDVSARGIKAQIQKLVADEDPKHPLTDQAIVNILKEGGVQIARRTVAKYRDQLGVLSARMRKRV; this is translated from the coding sequence ATGAAGACGGGCCTGTACCAGGGGACAACCCTCAAGCAGGAGATGAAGATCAACCCTCGCCTGTACCAGGCGATGGATCTTCTCTACATGCCGCTCCTGGATCTGCAGCAGCACCTCAAGCAGGAGCTGCTGAACAACCCCTTCCTGGAGATGGTGGAAGGCGACGTCGAGGAGCAGGTGGAGCAGCCCAAGGACGAGAAGGAGCAGGAGAAGGACGACGAGATCGACTGGGAGGAGATCCTCCTGAACGGCTTCGAGACCGGCGGCCGCCGCGAGGAGTACGAGGAGCGCGAGTACTACGAGCCCGTGTCGGTGGACACCCCCGAGCTGGGCGATCACCTGCAGGACCAGCTCACGCTCCTGCGCCTGTCGGACCGCGAGCTCCTGCTGGGCGAGGAGATCATCGGCAACATCAACGACGAGGGATACCTCGAGGCGCCGCTCGACGAGATCGTGCAGTCGCTGAACGACTTCATGCACGGCACCGACGGGTGGGACCGCGAGACGCCGTTCAGCGTGGAAGAGGCCGAGCGGATGCTGCAGGTGATCCAGCTCTTCGACCCGCCGGGGATCGGCGCGCGCGACCTGCGCGAGTGCATCCTGCTGCAGCTGCGCGACTCCGTCGTCCAGGAGCTGGTGAAGGAGACGGGCGAGGGCGAGCCGGCGCACGCCGAGGTCGAGGAGCGCCTGGCCGGGTCGCTGGCCTACCGCATCGTCGACCAGTACTTCGACCAGCTGATCAACCACCGCTGGAGCGAGATCAGCAAGGAGCTGTCGATCACCCCGCGCGACGTGCAGGACGCGGCCGACGAGGTGGCCAAGCTCGACCCCAAGCCGGGCCTCAAGTACGCGAGCCACGGCGACAACTACATCATCCCCGACCTGATCGTGGAGAAGATCGAGGGCGAGTACCTGGTCTTCCTCAACGACACGTCGCTGCCGCGGCTGAAGCTGTCGCGGACATACCGCGACATCGCCAAGGACAAGAAGAAGTTCCAGGGCGAGAACAAGGAGTTCATCTCCAACAAGCTGAACTCGGCCAACTGGATGATCCAGGCGATCGAGCAGCGCCGGCAGACGATGCTCAAGGTGATGAACTACATCGTCGAGCGGCAGCGCGAGTTCTTCGAGAAAGGCGTGCAATACCTCAAGCCGCTCACCCTGCGCGAGGTGGCCGAGGTGATCAACATGCACGAGAGCACGGTGAGCCGCGTGACGACCGAGAAGTTCGTCCAGACGCCGCGCGGCGTGCTCCCGCTCAAGTTCTTCTTCTCGTCCGGCCTCTCCACCACCGCCGGCGAGGACGTGTCCGCCCGGGGCATCAAGGCGCAGATCCAGAAGCTCGTCGCCGATGAGGACCCGAAGCATCCCCTCACCGACCAGGCGATCGTCAACATCCTGAAGGAAGGCGGCGTGCAGATCGCACGGCGCACCGTCGCCAAGTACCGCGACCAGCTGGGCGTGCTGTCGGCACGCATGCGCAAGCGCGTATGA